One region of Chitinophaga varians genomic DNA includes:
- a CDS encoding RNA polymerase sigma-70 factor: protein MLRSWQNGDEKAFDQLYARHYIRLVNLACKKTGNMEASQELVQDVFLSLYRQQSRLPENTVLENYLFIATRNRIYNYHRQQLLQLKKEALLREHYMPASGIGPDKLELKELEIKLRRKIQQLPDQCRAVFLLSREEQLSNKEVAERLHISVNTVEQHMRKALRILRASINDELIMMLIAVTMIHMI, encoded by the coding sequence CTGCTCCGGTCCTGGCAAAACGGCGATGAAAAAGCCTTTGACCAGCTCTATGCCCGTCATTATATCAGGCTGGTGAACCTGGCCTGTAAAAAGACAGGGAATATGGAAGCATCACAGGAACTGGTACAGGACGTGTTCCTGTCACTCTACCGCCAACAGTCACGGTTACCCGAAAATACTGTCCTGGAAAACTACCTCTTTATTGCCACCCGTAACCGTATCTATAACTATCACCGGCAACAGCTTTTGCAACTGAAGAAGGAAGCGCTTCTCAGGGAGCATTATATGCCTGCGTCCGGCATTGGGCCTGACAAACTGGAGCTAAAGGAACTGGAAATAAAGCTACGCCGTAAAATCCAGCAACTGCCCGACCAGTGCCGCGCCGTTTTCCTCCTCAGCCGCGAAGAACAACTCTCCAATAAGGAAGTGGCCGAACGGCTGCACATCTCTGTGAATACCGTGGAACAACACATGCGCAAAGCGCTCCGCATCCTCAGGGCTTCTATCAATGATGAACTGATTATGATGCTGATCGCCGTAACAATGATTCACATGATATAG
- a CDS encoding GNAT family N-acetyltransferase: MTVDLIVAELKDVELLHHVCTTAYTQHFTNQWETAAALERYLGGSFSVDRLTKDIQEPGTAYYLIYADGEPAGFVKLNDQLKEAGQASLYPNAMELERIYMLAAAKGTGVGKLAMEKIEAIAREKQKSAIVLYVVNVNETAIRFYERNGFVKTGKTRLELDGFKEEVKPTTIMSKTLSGL; encoded by the coding sequence ATGACTGTCGATCTTATCGTAGCTGAACTGAAAGACGTAGAACTGCTGCATCACGTATGCACAACGGCTTATACACAACATTTCACCAATCAATGGGAAACTGCCGCGGCGCTGGAGCGCTATCTGGGCGGCTCTTTTTCTGTAGACCGCCTGACGAAGGACATTCAGGAACCAGGCACCGCTTATTACCTGATCTATGCTGACGGGGAGCCTGCCGGTTTCGTCAAACTCAATGACCAACTGAAAGAAGCCGGCCAGGCTTCTCTTTATCCTAACGCAATGGAACTGGAGCGTATCTATATGCTGGCTGCTGCCAAAGGCACCGGCGTGGGTAAACTGGCGATGGAGAAGATAGAAGCGATTGCCCGGGAAAAACAAAAATCAGCCATTGTACTGTATGTAGTAAATGTCAACGAAACGGCAATCCGGTTTTATGAGCGGAACGGGTTTGTCAAAACGGGCAAGACAAGACTGGAACTGGACGGATTTAAGGAAGAGGTGAAACCCACCACTATTATGTCTAAAACATTGTCTGGCCTGTGA
- a CDS encoding YfhO family protein, translating to MNNNRMKTLWLHVAAIALFAGLALLFCSPVLDGKALFQSDMMHHQGMQKEALDFYNKTGEIPMWTNSMFGGMPTYVIFTGPPVTAIWYLNKLFTLWLPNPADMLFVNMLGMYLLLCVLDFRYWIRILGAIAYGFATFSVISMETGHITKVMAMAYMAPVLAGIILTYRGKWMAGACLTAIATSLLIYNNHLQITYYTLIMVVGLVISTFVFALRAKQLPAFFKASALLAVAAILAILPNMDNLLILKEYTHYTIRGSESELSGKAKGQSGLDVEYAFQWSYGPGETFTLLVPGVVGNSTAEKLSVHSNTYKALTTLGVPAVQAEQLANSRRWPLYWAGQPMTAGPVYLGVIICLLTVLSLMIIRSPHKWWWVAVAVFAILISWGHNFAAFNNFLFYHLPLYNKFRAPTMALVIVQVSFVVLACWALQELTDNKLPKAQLMQALQKSAVITGGLVIGVAVFGPFIYSFSGPNDATILQQYTQMLGSKEAANTLMAALRKDRSSLLLRDGIRALALIAIAYGVMWAYLKDKLKAAPALIVLTAVVLFDLFQVDKNYLNEENFMNPDRLATYISPTAADEKILQDKTPYFRVLNATTNPFLDANTSYMHKSIGGQSPAKLWIYQDLIEHQIAKNNRAVLNMLNTRYIIASDPSTGQPVAQFNPQALGNAWFVNGIHWAANADAEMSAMDHFNPADTVVIDRRFQAQVGGLAPAKDSSAGIVLTKYGLNDLHFSSHNAHDGLAVFSDIYYPAGWKAYIDRQETDIIRVNYALRGLKVPAGKHDITFEFRPKTFITGRRIAAVSSWVLLAMVAGGLLWESWRRLRR from the coding sequence ATGAATAACAACCGGATGAAAACCCTCTGGCTGCATGTAGCCGCCATAGCGCTTTTTGCGGGCCTTGCCCTGCTCTTTTGCAGTCCCGTGCTGGACGGAAAAGCCCTGTTCCAGTCAGACATGATGCACCACCAGGGCATGCAAAAAGAAGCGCTGGACTTTTACAACAAGACCGGAGAAATACCGATGTGGACCAACAGCATGTTTGGCGGCATGCCCACCTACGTGATCTTCACCGGTCCGCCGGTGACCGCCATCTGGTATCTCAACAAGCTGTTCACGCTCTGGCTGCCCAACCCGGCAGACATGCTGTTTGTCAATATGCTGGGCATGTACCTGTTGCTGTGCGTGCTCGATTTCCGTTATTGGATAAGAATCCTCGGCGCCATTGCCTATGGTTTTGCCACGTTCAGCGTCATCAGCATGGAAACGGGGCATATCACCAAAGTGATGGCCATGGCCTATATGGCGCCTGTTTTAGCAGGCATTATTCTCACCTATCGCGGGAAGTGGATGGCCGGCGCGTGTTTAACAGCCATCGCCACCAGTCTGCTGATTTATAACAACCACCTGCAGATCACGTATTACACATTGATCATGGTGGTGGGACTGGTGATCAGTACGTTTGTTTTTGCCCTTCGGGCGAAACAATTGCCCGCATTTTTTAAGGCTTCGGCGCTGTTGGCAGTGGCAGCCATACTGGCGATACTGCCCAACATGGACAACCTGTTGATATTAAAGGAATACACGCATTATACCATCCGCGGCAGCGAATCTGAACTGAGCGGCAAAGCCAAAGGGCAGTCCGGTTTAGATGTGGAGTACGCCTTCCAGTGGAGTTATGGCCCGGGTGAAACGTTTACCCTGCTCGTACCTGGCGTGGTGGGCAATTCCACCGCGGAAAAGCTGTCCGTCCATTCCAACACCTACAAAGCCCTGACAACGCTGGGCGTACCCGCCGTACAGGCAGAACAGCTGGCCAACAGCCGCCGGTGGCCGTTGTACTGGGCAGGGCAACCCATGACGGCCGGACCGGTATACCTCGGCGTCATCATCTGTTTGCTGACGGTGTTATCGCTGATGATCATCCGTAGTCCGCATAAATGGTGGTGGGTAGCTGTAGCGGTCTTCGCCATCCTGATCAGCTGGGGCCATAACTTCGCAGCTTTCAATAACTTCCTGTTCTATCATCTCCCGTTATATAACAAATTCAGAGCACCTACCATGGCGCTGGTGATTGTGCAGGTAAGCTTTGTAGTGCTGGCCTGCTGGGCATTGCAGGAGCTGACGGACAACAAGCTGCCCAAAGCGCAGCTGATGCAGGCCTTACAAAAATCAGCGGTCATCACCGGTGGACTTGTTATCGGCGTGGCTGTTTTCGGACCGTTCATCTATTCTTTCAGTGGTCCTAATGATGCTACCATTCTGCAACAGTACACGCAGATGCTGGGCAGTAAAGAGGCGGCCAACACGTTGATGGCGGCGCTGAGGAAAGACCGTAGCAGCCTGCTTCTCCGCGATGGCATCCGTGCGCTGGCCCTCATCGCGATAGCGTATGGAGTGATGTGGGCCTATCTCAAAGACAAGCTGAAAGCCGCGCCTGCGCTGATAGTGCTCACTGCCGTTGTGTTGTTTGATTTGTTCCAGGTAGATAAAAATTATCTGAACGAAGAGAATTTTATGAATCCTGACCGGCTGGCGACCTATATTTCACCGACTGCTGCCGATGAAAAAATCCTTCAGGACAAAACCCCTTATTTCCGGGTACTGAACGCCACTACCAATCCGTTCCTCGATGCCAATACCTCATACATGCATAAGTCCATTGGTGGCCAAAGTCCGGCTAAACTGTGGATTTACCAGGATTTGATTGAACATCAGATTGCCAAAAACAACCGGGCGGTGCTCAATATGCTGAACACCCGTTACATCATAGCGTCCGACCCGTCAACCGGTCAGCCGGTAGCGCAGTTCAACCCGCAGGCGCTGGGCAATGCCTGGTTTGTGAACGGTATCCACTGGGCCGCCAATGCAGATGCAGAGATGAGCGCCATGGACCATTTTAATCCGGCCGATACGGTGGTGATTGACCGCCGTTTCCAGGCGCAGGTGGGCGGTCTGGCGCCGGCAAAAGACAGCAGCGCTGGTATTGTACTAACGAAGTACGGCCTGAACGACCTGCATTTCAGCAGTCACAATGCCCATGACGGGCTGGCTGTTTTCTCCGACATCTATTATCCCGCTGGCTGGAAGGCTTATATTGATCGGCAGGAAACGGATATTATCCGGGTCAACTATGCCCTGCGCGGGTTGAAGGTGCCTGCAGGCAAACATGACATTACGTTTGAATTCCGTCCGAAAACGTTTATCACCGGCCGCAGGATTGCCGCTGTTTCTTCGTGGGTGTTGCTGGCCATGGTGGCCGGGGGACTGCTGTGGGAAAGCTGGCGCCGTCTCCGCCGGTAA